The Enterococcus sp. 7F3_DIV0205 genome has a window encoding:
- a CDS encoding YfhO family protein: MKSIKQKKTLFLLLLYSLFLALSISSIYLSMIHQQQLFLGDDIQFHLGRIEGLKMSILSGDYFPKINYFFLNGMGYASNIFYPDLLLYPAALLRLTGLTIAQSYVVYLIGINFLTFVISYHSFHLWSRNRQKSILFALLYSLASYRISDVIFRAALGEVLALMILPIAFIGLLKIVNEDYKQFYFLMIGMTLMFASHLITAFIFCLFIIVFLLLNWKKLIQEKQRILYLVITAFSTLCLVAMYFFPMLEQLQFQKLMVQTDPMFYLEKTARPLSYYLKNAWQNIGFNNLGIFNFIMMAVFLFKGKKRSLTGKQLLFISYLFLFLSTSYFPYRLFNQTLLNSIQFPWRFFTIVTLCMSWLISEELEQLLPQKKIIQRSYLPVIGLLLFTSCLFYQVGLKTTMFEKGRHVPYSFFAKVNPEIVGYGREYLPSGFKYMMNPHELIIEPSSSKVNNLKRNYDAMTLDFQETKKTRLLFPIVYYKGYQVEVEGQATVSQIKKSEIPYGFCEVEVNGTGRLTFKYEGTTIQRVSSVVTLVSALCLSVYIIKLNSHSLNKQNGEKNKGSTT, translated from the coding sequence TTGAAATCTATTAAACAAAAGAAAACTCTTTTTCTCCTATTACTATATAGTCTGTTCTTAGCCTTGAGTATCAGCAGTATTTATCTATCAATGATTCATCAACAACAACTATTTTTAGGGGATGACATTCAGTTTCATCTAGGGCGTATTGAAGGATTAAAGATGTCGATATTAAGTGGAGACTACTTTCCTAAAATCAATTACTTTTTCTTGAATGGTATGGGGTATGCCTCGAATATTTTTTATCCAGATTTACTTCTATACCCCGCTGCATTACTAAGACTAACAGGATTAACGATCGCTCAATCATATGTCGTCTATCTAATCGGAATCAATTTTCTAACGTTTGTTATAAGTTACCATTCTTTTCATTTGTGGAGTAGAAATAGACAAAAAAGTATATTATTTGCATTGCTTTATAGTTTAGCTTCTTATCGTATAAGTGATGTGATTTTTAGGGCAGCTTTGGGAGAAGTTTTAGCGTTAATGATTCTTCCAATCGCATTTATTGGATTGTTGAAAATTGTTAATGAAGACTACAAGCAATTTTACTTTTTGATGATCGGAATGACATTGATGTTTGCTAGCCACTTGATTACAGCTTTTATCTTTTGTTTGTTTATCATCGTATTTTTGCTTTTAAACTGGAAAAAATTAATACAGGAGAAACAAAGGATATTGTATTTGGTCATTACCGCATTTAGTACACTTTGCTTAGTTGCTATGTATTTCTTTCCCATGCTGGAGCAACTGCAATTTCAAAAATTAATGGTGCAAACAGATCCGATGTTTTATTTAGAAAAAACAGCTCGTCCGTTATCCTATTATTTAAAAAATGCATGGCAGAATATCGGGTTTAATAATTTAGGAATCTTTAATTTTATTATGATGGCTGTCTTTTTGTTCAAGGGAAAAAAACGTTCATTAACAGGGAAACAATTATTGTTTATTAGTTATCTATTTTTATTTTTATCTACCAGTTATTTTCCTTACCGCTTGTTTAATCAGACGCTACTAAATAGTATTCAATTTCCTTGGCGTTTCTTTACGATCGTAACATTGTGCATGAGCTGGCTTATTAGCGAAGAATTAGAGCAGTTGCTTCCGCAAAAAAAGATAATTCAACGATCGTACTTACCTGTAATTGGGTTACTACTTTTTACTTCATGCCTCTTTTATCAGGTGGGATTAAAAACAACAATGTTTGAAAAAGGTCGGCATGTTCCTTATTCGTTTTTTGCAAAAGTAAATCCGGAGATAGTGGGATATGGGCGTGAATATTTGCCTAGTGGTTTTAAATATATGATGAATCCTCACGAGTTAATCATTGAACCATCTTCATCTAAGGTTAATAATCTAAAGCGAAATTATGATGCCATGACACTGGATTTTCAAGAAACGAAAAAAACAAGGTTGCTCTTTCCGATTGTTTATTATAAAGGATATCAAGTAGAAGTGGAAGGTCAAGCTACCGTTAGCCAAATAAAGAAAAGCGAGATTCCGTATGGTTTTTGCGAAGTAGAGGTGAATGGGACTGGACGCTTAACTTTTAAATATGAAGGAACTACAATTCAAAGAGTATCTTCTGTCGTGACGCTTGTATCCGCGTTATGCCTATCCGTCTACATTATAAAACTAAATAGTCATAGTTTGAATAAACAAAATGGCGAAAAGAATAAGGGCAGTACAACGTGA
- a CDS encoding DUF5067 domain-containing protein produces MKRTYRKIFMICFFMILLTGCSKNLSKEATTFSGQGVTYEINLPSSWKTDEAGKEAYNRQAVYGGEDTKSNSHVFILTYLKSEVNRQDFAKKTRVELQKRYNYKELSGVYMQEYQINKQPAVKYTLNTKFKDKDVWAHFYYVETSHGFVEMIFYSANDGDYKERSKIIDASVETLVEKDAKAGDSLTTEQTEDSEGGDEIKIENENMSILIDGVMKLPDGDKNSLLVIRYRFTNKKEEAMIPEENQKLITATQAEQVLTKGNLSKENPELDVKELIKKGAEPVEKDQMVEAAFVYELANDDKRVVLNFSKEEFKDHPAQPIDLPE; encoded by the coding sequence GTACGTATAGAAAAATCTTTATGATCTGTTTTTTTATGATTTTGTTGACAGGTTGCTCAAAGAACTTGTCTAAAGAAGCGACGACATTTTCTGGTCAAGGAGTAACCTATGAAATTAATTTGCCTTCCTCATGGAAAACAGATGAGGCGGGGAAAGAAGCATATAATCGGCAAGCAGTATATGGGGGAGAAGACACTAAAAGTAATTCCCATGTATTTATTTTGACGTATTTAAAATCAGAAGTAAACCGTCAAGATTTTGCCAAAAAGACTAGGGTTGAATTGCAAAAGCGATACAATTACAAAGAATTGTCTGGTGTATATATGCAAGAGTATCAAATTAATAAACAGCCAGCGGTAAAATACACTCTAAATACTAAATTTAAGGACAAAGATGTTTGGGCACATTTTTATTATGTCGAAACTAGCCATGGTTTTGTAGAAATGATTTTTTATTCTGCAAATGATGGCGATTATAAAGAAAGATCTAAAATAATCGATGCTAGTGTGGAAACTTTAGTTGAAAAAGATGCTAAGGCAGGGGATTCATTGACTACTGAACAAACTGAAGACTCTGAAGGTGGAGATGAAATAAAAATTGAAAATGAAAACATGTCTATTTTGATTGATGGAGTAATGAAATTGCCAGATGGAGATAAAAATTCTCTTTTAGTGATTCGCTATCGATTCACCAATAAAAAAGAAGAAGCCATGATTCCTGAGGAAAACCAAAAACTGATCACTGCTACGCAAGCTGAACAAGTATTGACTAAAGGAAATCTTTCAAAAGAAAATCCTGAATTAGATGTCAAGGAGCTGATTAAAAAAGGCGCGGAACCTGTTGAGAAAGACCAGATGGTAGAGGCGGCATTTGTTTATGAATTAGCAAATGATGATAAGCGAGTTGTATTGAACTTTTCAAAAGAAGAATTTAAAGATCATCCAGCACAACCTATTGATTTACCAGAATAA